From the genome of Nasonia vitripennis strain AsymCx chromosome 1, Nvit_psr_1.1, whole genome shotgun sequence, one region includes:
- the LOC107981974 gene encoding PHD finger protein 20 codes for MGDKLEAMDFNEKWYSARVIEIDWFEREVLINFDKWSSRFNEWIPMDSSRLHALQSYKEPKSKEFAVGERILATWGDGKKYPAKVNTALDNDKYNVLFDGSYSKILKASKITKLIDISSVGKFSEDSNYVGSKQERRDKKRKYTITELFHYHSKKKVNNDLDKGYKNMTWLIFVPSNFFFKVEPATVLIKPEALSRLDMQSNVECTSALGEDYATYIGNLRVKIEDSTYKCPKTGCNKNFRKENLLQMHIKHYHPEYCQFQLQLLLI; via the exons ATGGGAGACAAGCTTGAGGCCATGGATTTCAACGAAAAGTGGTACTCTGCCAGAGTGATAGAAATCGATTGGTTTGAAAGGGAAGTGCTCATTAACTTTGACAAGTGGAGCTCCAGATTCAACGAGTGGATACCCATGGATAGCTCCAGATTGCATGCCCTGCAATCTTACAAGGAGCCCAAATCCAAAGAATTTGCTGTGGGCGAGAGAATACTGGCAACCTGGGGAGACGGCAAGAAGTATCCAGCTAAAGTCAACACTGCATTGGACAACGACAAGTACAACGTGCTCTTCGATGGCAGCTACTCCAAGATATTGAAGGCTTCCAAAATAACCAAGCTCATAGATATTTCATCTGTCGGCAAGTTTTCAGAGGACAGCAACTACGTGGGTAGCAAGCAAGAGAGGAGGGATAAGAAACGAAAGTACACTATAACCGAACTCTTCCATTACCATTCTAAAAAGAAGGTGAATAACGACCTTGACAAAGGATACAAAAACATGACTTGGCTGATATTCGTACCGtcaaattttttcttcaaagTGGAGCCTGCAACTGTCTTGATAAAACCTGAAGCATTAAGCAGGCTTGATATGCAATCCAACGTCGAGTGCACAA GTGCCTTAGGAGAGGATTACGCCACGTACATAGGCAATTTACGAGTAAAGATCGAAGACAGTACATACAAGTGCCCCAAAACTGGatgcaataaaaattttaggaAAGAAAATCTATTACAGATGCACATAAAGCATTACCATCCCGAGTACTGCCAGTTTCAACTCCAATTGTTGCTGATTTAG